The Catellatospora citrea DNA segment CGACCTCGTCGCCCGCCCCGGCGGTGACGCCCACCGCGGCCCCGTCGCCGTCGATGTCGATGGCGGTGCCGAGTGCCTCGCCGACGGTGGCCCCGGCGCCGCCGACTCCCAAGCCGGCCCCGCCGGCCACCTCGGCCAAGCCGATCAGCTGCACCGGCAAGATCGCGCAGACCAGGCCGGTCGCGAGCGGCACCGGCCCCGGTGGCTCACTGGTGTCCACCGGCTCGCCCGCGGTGGCGTTGACCTTCGACGACGGGCCGGACCCGATCAACACCCCCAAGATCCTCGACGAGCTGAAGCAGTGCGGGGTCAAGGCCACCTTCTGCGTCGTCGGCTTCCGGGCGCGGGACCACCCGGAGATGATCACCCGGATCGCCGCCGAGGGCCACACCCTGTGCAACCACTCCTGGCAGCACCTGTTCGACCTGGCCAAGCGGGATGACGCGTACATCCGCAAGGACCTGGAGAACACCAACAAGATGATCCTGCGGGCCGCCCCCGGCGCCCGGGTCGCGTACTTCCGCGCTCCCGGCGGCAACTTCACCACCAAGCTGGTGAGGATCGCCTCCGAGCTGGGCATGAAGTCGATCTACTGGCACGTGGACCCGCGCGACTGGGAGAGCGCCAAGTTCGGCAAGGGCACGGCGATGGTGAACCACGTCATCGCGGCGGTGGAGCGCGACGTGCGCCCCGGCTCGATCGTGCTGTCGCACGACAACGGCAAACCCGACACCATCGTCGCGTACCGGACGCTGCTGCCCTGGCTGAAGGCCCGCTACACGCTCATCGCGCTACCGGACGCCCCGCCCCCACCACCGTCCCCGGCCCCCGCGACCCCCCTGCCCTGACGCCTGCCGTCCGCCGAGCCCGTCTACCCTGGCGCAACTCTCCAGAAGTCGCGCCGTCCGGGAAGCGCTCTGGCCGCAACTCTTCAAGAGTTGCGGCCAGGAGGGGGACGCGGCGCGAGGTGTGCGGTGGTGGTCAGTGGTCGGACAGGGTGCCGTGCTCGACGCAGGTGGCGGTCCAGCCGGTGGGCACGACCTGGACTTTCATCCGGCGGCGGCAGTGCGTGCAGAAGCGCGGCGGCTCCAGCTCGCGGGCCGCGCGGCAGCCGTCGTGCGCGGTGCCGTCGGCCGGTTCACCGCAGCGGTCGCAGTAGGTCGTGTCCACGGCCGGCCTCACAGCGTCGCGGACAGGGCCTTGACCGGCATCTTCAGCTCGGCCAGCAGGTCGAGGTCCGAGGTCGCCGGGCGGCCGAGGGTGGTCAGGTAGTTGCCGACGATCACCGCGTTGATGCCGCCCAGCAGGCCCTCACGGGTGCCCAGGTCGCCGAGGGTGAGCTCGCGGCCGCCCGCATACCGCAGGATGGTGCGCGGCAGCGCGAGCCGGAACGCGGCGATGGCCCGCAGCGCGTCCTTGGGGTCCATCACCGGCTGGTCGCCCAGCGGGGTGCCCGGCCGGGGGTTGAGGAAGTTCAGCGGCACCTCGTCGGGCTGCAGCTCGGCGAGCTGCGCGGCGAACTCGGCGCGTTGTTCGAGGGTCTCGCCGAGGCCGATGATGCCGCCGCAGCAGACCTCCATGCCGGAGTCGCGCACCATCTTCAGGGTGCCCCAGCGCTCCTCCCACGAGTGCGTGGTGACCACGTTCGGGAAGTAGGAGCGGCAGGTCTCCAGGTTGTGGTTGTAGCGGTGCACGCCCATGTCCACCAGGTCGTCGACCTGCTCCTGGCTCAGCATGCCGAGGCTCGCCGCCACGTTGATGTCGACGGCCTCCTTGATCGCCTTGACGCCGTCGCGCATCTGCTGCATGAGCTTGGCGTCCGGGCCGCGTACGGCGGCGACGATGCAGAACTCGCTCGCGCCGGTGGCCGCCGTCTGCTGGGCCGCCTTCACCAGCGACGGGATGTCCAGCCACACCGAGCGCACGGGGGAGGAGAACAGCCCCGACTGCGAGCAGAAGTGGCAGTCCTCGGGGCAGCCGCCGGTCTTCAGCGACACGATGCCCTCGACCTCGACCTCGGGACCGCACCAGCGCATGCGGACCTCGTGGGCCAGCTGGAGCGCGGCGGGGATGTCCTCGTCGGGCAGCCGGAGCACTTCGAGGATGTCGGCCTCTTCGAGGCCTTGTCCCTCGGCGAGGACACGGGTGCGGGCGCGGTCGAGTACCGATACTGAGCTGGTCGACATGGGCGTACCCTACAACGCGGCCTGTTCGGGTCGGCCAAAGGCCGAGTGACTGAGGTATGGATGGGTTGAACCATGGGCGACTGGCTGGCGACGCTACGACGCAAGGCCGACCTGCGCGAACGCGCCGGGTTACGCCGGGAACTGCGTCCGCGAGCCGGTGACGACGCTCTGGTCGACCTCGCCGGCAACGACTACCTCGGCCTGGCCCGCCATCCCCGGGTGCTTGAGGCCGCGGCGGTGGCCCTGGACGAGTACGGCCTCGGCGCGACCGGCTCCCGGCTGGTGCGCGGCAGCACCGACGCGCACACCGCGCTGGAGTCCGCGCTCGCCGCGTGGCTGGGGGCCGAGCAGGCGCTGGTCTACTCCAGCGGCTACCTGGCCAACCTGGGCGCGATCCGGGCCCTGTGCGGCCCGAACACGCTGCTGGTCTCCGACGCGCACAACCACGCCTCGCTGATCGACGGCTGCCGGCTGGCCGGGTCGCAGACCGTGACGTTCGCCCACGGCGACGCGGCCGACGCGGCCCGCGTGCTCGCGGCGCACCCCGGTCGGCCCGCGGTGGTGCTCACCGAGTCGGTGTTCTCCGTCGACGGCGACCTCGCCCCGCTGGCCGAGCTGCACGCGGCCGCCCGGGCGCACGGGGCGCTGCTGCTCGTCGACGACGCGCACGGGCTCGGCGTGCTCGGCCCGCGGGGGTCCGGCGGCGTGGTCGCGGCCGGGCTCGCGGGCGAGCCCGACGTGATCGTCACGGCGACCCTGTCCAAGGCGCTGGGCGGTGCGGGCGGCGTGGTCGCCGGACCCGCCGCGCTGGTCCGGCACCTGGTCGACACCGGCCGCACCTTCATCTTCGACACCGCGCTGCCGCCCGCGATCGCCGCCGGGGTGGGCGCGGCGCTCGACCTCGCCCGCGACGGCGAGCCGCTGCGCGCGGTGCTGCACCAACGCGCGGCCGCGATCCGCGACACGTGCCGGGCGGCGGGCCTGGCCGTCACCGACCCGGCGGGTGGTGTGGTGTCCGTCGAGGCCCCGTCGGCCGAGCAGGCCTGGGCCTGGGCCGGAGCCTGCCGGGACAAGGGCGTGGCGGTAGGGTGCTTCCGCCCACCGTCCACACCGGACAGTCGCTCGCGGTTGCGGCTGACGGTCAACGCAGGCGTGCCCGCCGCGGACTTCGCGCGGGCGCTGGAGATCATCGTGGAGGTGCGGCCGTGACGGCGCTGACGGGGATCGTGCTGGTCACGGGCACGGATACCGGGGTGGGCAAGACGATCACCACGGCGGCGATCGCCGCCGCGGCGTCCTCCTCGGGGGTACGCACCGCGGTGGTGAAACCCGCGCAGACCGGCGTCGACCCCGCCTACGGTGAAGTGTCCGACATGGAGGTGGTGGCCCGGCTCGCCGCCCCCGCCACCACCCGCACGCTGGCCGAATACCCGGACCCGCTGGCGCCGACCGCGGCCGCCCGGGTCGCCGGACTGCCGTCGCTGGACATGTTCACGGTGCTGGACGAGATCAAGTCCACCGCCGCCGAGCACGAACTGACCCTCGTCGAGGGCGCCGGCGGGCTGCTGGTGCCGATGGGCCAGCACCCCGGCGGAGCCCAGTGGACGCTGGCCGACCTCGCCGTGGCGCTGTCCGCGCCCGCGGTGGTGGTGGCCCGCGCGGGCCTGGGCACGCTCAACCACACGGCGCTGACCCTGGAGGCGATGGCCCGCCGCGGCATCACCGGCCGGGTCGTGCTCGGGGCCTGGCCCAGCCGCCCCGAACTGGTGCACTTCACCAACCTCGCCGACCTGCCCGAGGAACTCGACGGGCTGCTCCCCGAGGGCGCCGGGGCGATGGAGCCCGGCGTCTTCCGCCGCAGCGCGCCCGGCTGGCTCACCCCCGACCTGTACGGCGCCTGCGACGACCCGCGCAGCCTGGCCGAGCCCGACGAAGACTGATCATCGGCCGCGGCCGGGTCGGCCGGGTCGGCCAGGTCTGGTCAGGGGCGGCGGACGGTGAAGGTGTCGGGCATGCGGAAGCTGAGGTTGTCCGGGCACCAGGGGGCGCGCACGACCTCGATGTCGCGGAGCAGGGGCGCCGTCTCGGCGACGACGACCGCGGCCTCCATGCGGGACAGCTGCGCGCCGACGCAGCGGTGCGCGCCCGCGCCGAAGGCCAGGTGACGGCGG contains these protein-coding regions:
- a CDS encoding polysaccharide deacetylase family protein; its protein translation is MQRRIAVVAVFVMIALAACASPSKPSAGGATPTPSATSSPAPAVTPTAAPSPSMSMAVPSASPTVAPAPPTPKPAPPATSAKPISCTGKIAQTRPVASGTGPGGSLVSTGSPAVALTFDDGPDPINTPKILDELKQCGVKATFCVVGFRARDHPEMITRIAAEGHTLCNHSWQHLFDLAKRDDAYIRKDLENTNKMILRAAPGARVAYFRAPGGNFTTKLVRIASELGMKSIYWHVDPRDWESAKFGKGTAMVNHVIAAVERDVRPGSIVLSHDNGKPDTIVAYRTLLPWLKARYTLIALPDAPPPPPSPAPATPLP
- a CDS encoding 8-amino-7-oxononanoate synthase; the encoded protein is MGDWLATLRRKADLRERAGLRRELRPRAGDDALVDLAGNDYLGLARHPRVLEAAAVALDEYGLGATGSRLVRGSTDAHTALESALAAWLGAEQALVYSSGYLANLGAIRALCGPNTLLVSDAHNHASLIDGCRLAGSQTVTFAHGDAADAARVLAAHPGRPAVVLTESVFSVDGDLAPLAELHAAARAHGALLLVDDAHGLGVLGPRGSGGVVAAGLAGEPDVIVTATLSKALGGAGGVVAGPAALVRHLVDTGRTFIFDTALPPAIAAGVGAALDLARDGEPLRAVLHQRAAAIRDTCRAAGLAVTDPAGGVVSVEAPSAEQAWAWAGACRDKGVAVGCFRPPSTPDSRSRLRLTVNAGVPAADFARALEIIVEVRP
- the bioD gene encoding dethiobiotin synthase, encoding MLVTGTDTGVGKTITTAAIAAAASSSGVRTAVVKPAQTGVDPAYGEVSDMEVVARLAAPATTRTLAEYPDPLAPTAAARVAGLPSLDMFTVLDEIKSTAAEHELTLVEGAGGLLVPMGQHPGGAQWTLADLAVALSAPAVVVARAGLGTLNHTALTLEAMARRGITGRVVLGAWPSRPELVHFTNLADLPEELDGLLPEGAGAMEPGVFRRSAPGWLTPDLYGACDDPRSLAEPDED
- the bioB gene encoding biotin synthase BioB, translating into MSTSSVSVLDRARTRVLAEGQGLEEADILEVLRLPDEDIPAALQLAHEVRMRWCGPEVEVEGIVSLKTGGCPEDCHFCSQSGLFSSPVRSVWLDIPSLVKAAQQTAATGASEFCIVAAVRGPDAKLMQQMRDGVKAIKEAVDINVAASLGMLSQEQVDDLVDMGVHRYNHNLETCRSYFPNVVTTHSWEERWGTLKMVRDSGMEVCCGGIIGLGETLEQRAEFAAQLAELQPDEVPLNFLNPRPGTPLGDQPVMDPKDALRAIAAFRLALPRTILRYAGGRELTLGDLGTREGLLGGINAVIVGNYLTTLGRPATSDLDLLAELKMPVKALSATL